The Hippoglossus hippoglossus isolate fHipHip1 chromosome 10, fHipHip1.pri, whole genome shotgun sequence DNA segment GGGTCGTGGTGTTTTCTGTCTCCATATTACATTCTTTCACTGTGCCCCAATGTTTCATTGCCTTTaatatacactgctcaaaaaaatgaagggaacacttaCAACTGAAGATTATTAGACGTCTGTGGTCCAGTTCCTTAGgtcagtattttatttatgtgttagtagtgatgagcaggtattGGTGTCTCTGTACttggcttgttagcttagctctgATAGCCTCGACTTTACTGAATCTGTCATTCGTTTGTTAAATAAGTGAACATGCAGAAggatgtatttgtttgtcacatataaataaattataggaagtgtaatTTTACTAGAATAGACAGTCACAGAGAGAatctgaggctgatgtccaccacctgcTTCCTAAGATGaagtgattatgatctgatgaactttgaagtaataaacttttatttttggatgtggatgtccaacatgagacagAACTGGActccaaccagactgaacactgagtcatcacttcaacactgactccaggtacagacctgttttcataacttacaaacaatcaaagcaaagtattgcacataatacataatgcattaaattatatatgcaatactattaatgtgaaagaactccatactgtacattcattgtcttggtagtgcactgtttaatccaaaaccatattcaaatacatagttgaatatccacagaaaataaggatacaaactttgttcataagtaacacttcgtctacaataatgccatacttttatgtttcctgtcattttattagggatggacgagcctgaaggacacagctgtgctgaccgtgttctgtctcttatggcaaagaagaaaaatcagAAACTGGGTTTATATCGAAAGTGTATCAAATcagtgttcatttatttttaccaaccataatgaatatagaaattgaCTCaatattatccatgacacttagcaatgactgccAAGATACTGTACAATACAATTAATAATTACAATACTTTTGACACATGCAATATCAGTTGTGTTAATTAGCCAAGACTGGtacttacagtttattctgtgttcagcaggtggaagcaccacagatcATCTCAGCCAGAACtgatgtactgaaagaaataaacatattatacaaatatataaaatgtctttcttccTCATCTGTAATAatcaaggtgataatctctcaCGGtgctgttgataacagtccacatcaagtcccttgacttctctcagtgtgaaaacatgaacataataaatatgagaactgtTAACAACAGTGATGTGTGGCGATTATAATCATATCTAAACTGTCATTACACATCTCACGTTGTTTGTGTATACAGATTCAGCATATGCGTACGGTGTATGTCATGTACACGGTAACATCTGGAAGCAGAGAGGCTTCCTTAGAGCTGATGGCACCAAGCTATTGCACGGAGAAGCCGTATCCAAACTTATAGAAGCAATGCACCTACCAAAAGCTCTTGCGATCATTAAATGCCCAGCGCATCAAAAAACAGATTCCCTAGTAGCTAAAGATTATAACATAGCTGAAGATTGTGAACCCCTTACATCTTTATTTTCCCCAATATTGGCGCAAGATAGGGCTGATGTCCACGAAAACGCATTTTTTGTTAAAAAGGGGAGCTATCAAAATCATGCAAGTTAGTCCTCAAAAAGGTTTACGGAGAAGCGCTCGTGGACATTAGGTATTGCCCATTACATTGTTATGGTTTACAATTAGAAATGTGCATGATTCTGACCATTGCGCAAGGGGGGAGGTTATCAAACATCTCCAAGCGGTTTGGTGGTCACCTTTTATGGCAACCACAGTAGATAGAACGTTGCATGAATGTGACATATGTGCGCAATGCAACACAAGAAAATCATTTTCAGGTCTAATAGCACACATCCCACCACCAGTTGGCCCATGCAGGCATCTGATGATAGATTATGTGGACATGATCCAAAAAATAGGAAGAATGAGATACATTCTGGTTGTAGTCGATAGATTTAGCAGATGGATCGAGGCGACGCAAACAACACGACCACAAATCAGCAGCTATAAGTTTCTATGTAAGGAAGTTTTTCCACGATTTCGACTGCCTGTGACTGTCAGTTCAGACAATGGACCACATGTCGTGGCCCAAGTGATCAGAATGCTAGGAACCAAGCTAAAATTTGGGTGTGTGTATCACCCTCAGTCACAGGGAACAGTAGAACAAGTTAATGGTACCCTTAAAGCGAAATTAGCCAAAATAATAGCAGATAGCAATGGGAattatatttagaaaaactaaaccttttcctctgtttccattAAAACAGCAGGACGATGGAGAGTTCGATAGATCACACAGAGTGAGAGCAGGACTCGGCAGGCCTCACACAGGTAACATGcaaattaattcatttataaaaCCAAATGCAGGGTCGTCTTTGGGTTTAACATCCTCTGGACCAAGGTCCTAAAGACTTTTATATACAGAATCATGTaaatctttgtttgtttgtatctaAAATAATACCGCAAAACTTGACAGTTTCTGGAAAATAGTTGTCAGAGTTCAACAGCACAAATATTAGTACTCAAATTAGCTTTGAAGAAATAATAGTTTTAAGCATACACATGCTCTTAAGTCCTTtagcttctcctctctctccacagagTGCTCCACAAGCCTGAGGCCCACCCTCCAGGAAACATCATGCCCAACAACCTTGGATCCAAAATCCTCAGCTGCCGGAGAGGATCAGATCTCTCCATGACATCAAGAACCCCTTTGAGAAGATTCCCCAGGAAACAGCTCAGCTTCGCTTTTGTCATGACTAAACTCTGAGATGAAGAGTTTTTGGATTTTTTGTCCGACTGATTATGGTCTCTTTTTGTTTATTGACATTAAcctgtgttttccttgtgtttgggtTCGTGTTTATTCTgagttctgttttattttcaaaatgttgctccttgtgtgtctgtaactttatttcctgcctttgtcgTGTTTCCTGCCCCTATGACCATATGCACCTGTTTCAATTGCGTTAAATCAACcctgcctcccttgtgtatacaagtctctgtgcttctcttTGTCAGTTCAATGTAGTTGGTTCGTCTCTACCAAATTCCTGTGTGCAATAAAACAGCTGATTCTGTTCATGTATCCAGCTATGCAGGGCTTGGAATGTTATGGATCCTGCTGGGGATCGGCCTGTCTCtgtacggtgtgtgtgtgctgccgcTCTTCTTCACTGCCTTATGTGTCGCTGCTAAATGATGCCATTACTGGGGTGAGGGCAGAGGAGCTtcacatgtacatgtatttgtGAATTAAAGAgttttatactgtatgtaacaTACTTCTCTTTCTCTAAGGTGCTCTACAAGCTCTTTGAGTCGTTCCCGGCTGGACTTGTTGCTGGGTGGATGCaggttggtggtggtgggccTCGACAGCCTGTGTGTAGGCCTCTCTTTTGGCCTGGTGGCAGCCCTGACATGAAAATTCACCCCTAGAGCCGATGTTATCGCCCcactctttgttttcctctacTCATGCATGTCGTACCTGATCTAAGAGATGCTTCACCTCTCTGGTATCATAACGTGAGTGCTGCAGAATACTAACTTCAACCCCCAAATCTTGTTTTCTCAATGCCTTGTCTGGTAAAATTGGATTTTGAAGGATCTTCCTTTAGCATTGTGACCTTTGCCGTCACCATGAGACCGTATGTGGAGGCAAACGTGTCGGAGAGCAGCAACACCAGCTAACTCCAGTTCTTCCAGAAGATgggttgcagtgtgtgtgaaatactGATCTTCATCTTCCTGGGTTTGGCCACTATACAGGACGTCCATGAGTGGAGATGGGTCGTTGTCGGCCCAGGGTTGGATTCCTTTGATTATGGTCTCTTTTTGTTTATTGACTTTTACCAgttttttccttgtgtttggataTGTGTTCATTTTCAGTTATGTTAccctgttttattgtgaaattttGCTCCTTCTGTGTCTGTCACtttacttcctgcctttgtcctgcTTCCCTCCCCTGTGAtcgtctgcacctgttcctcatgtgtttcacctgtatTCAACTCTGCCTCCCTTGTCCCAAGTCCCTGTGCTTCTCTTTGTCAGTTCGTCGTCGTTGGTTCGTCACGGATTTTCGCTGTCTTGTTTCCAGTGTCTTTTTGTTCctagttttttctgttttttcagtttagccTTTCTTGAGTCTTTTCTAatttccagtgtttttctgttttgagaCTTTGTATTTTGTTAGTACGTTtattaaaggacactttttgttttgctacTGAACTTTGCTTCTGCATTTTTGGGTCCACCTGCACACCTTAACTCTGACAGTTTTCGAGAACGAGAAGCAGCAATGAGCACAGACTGTGAGAAAGGAATGTAAAGCAATGACTTCAGTGTGTTCAGCTACAGTATTTTGGCTCCATAAAATTATAAGTTACTACTTGTGGGGTGTGGAGACTGGGTTTATGAAGGATTTTTAGCAATTTCATGGACATCCTCCAATTAAAAGTGTTCAATATTTCACCTTCGGGCTTTATCATTTTGAATGTTTGCCAGTGACAAAGCTTTGCTCTTCGTGTTTCACCTCTTGAACAGCTCTGGTTTGAGGGTCATTTGCATCTGCAGTCTAATTTAATTTCAAAGTGCCTCTCCAAGAGTTACACCCACCTTAGAAATACCTTGCAGCCATAAACGCTGATACAGGCCgtccacactgtaacacacacacacaaatcagtcCTGCCtctccttgttttctttctaaatgcACAGCACACCCAGTGGTAATTTGACAAGGACAGCCTCCTAAAAATAGCCCCCCCACCATCCACTCACCCACCCCCACTTTGACCTCCTCAGTTGCTGtggtctctctcttttcccacCACAGCTCCTGCAGGGAGTGGCTAGGAGATCCACACTGTTTTCTTTAGGACCAGGGCTGGGGCAGAGGGCTGCACAGTGGACACCGGTGAGGGGTCTTGACAAGTCACTGACCTGAGGACTGTaagctgaggagagaggggcacagaggaggagattttCAGCCGGAGTCATGAGGGTGGGAGCTGCGGCCTTGGCTGGGGGGATTTTTGGGGCAGTGGGGACCCTGTGTTTCCTCCTGGCCTTTGGTACAGACTACTGGCTGGTGGCCAGTGACAACTGTGGACCACATACATGGCCGACACAAACAACCCTGACAGGAGGGAAAGATGTCAATGGGACTGAGGTaggacaaatgtgtgtgtgtgtgtgtcagtcacgTCATGGGTACCGGCTGCGGTGTGGGGACCAAAAATCCAGTCCCCATAAGGATAacccttttaaataaatacaggatCTACTCTGAAGGTGCCTGTGAAGTTTTTAGCATCGGCCCATATGGCATGTGTTTTggtaagtctgtgtgtgtgtgtgtgtgtgtgtgtgtgtgtgtgtgtgcattgctcATTAGTGCCCCTACTTGTTTCTGGCTAGTACTGCACCcactgcttcacacacacacacacacacacacacacacacacacacacacacacacacacacatacacacatcttcCAAATATGGTTGGGTACCACCGACTTCCTGGTACTCATTAGGAAGGTTTTAAGCAGGGTGGACATTTTCAGCATTACAGGTGGTAATCATTTAAGATTATTTGCTGAAGATACCAGCGAAGAAGATAATAACTTGTGCAGAGGAGCAAAAGTGAAGCACAAGGTAAGCAGATTTGTATATTTTCTCCTGTCAGCCCCCCAGTAAAAACTCTGCAGATTGTCTGAATGAGCCAatgagagaacacagcaggagataatCCGAAGGATTCAGAGCCAGTGAGTAGGCAAGTTCATAGCGTTTCCAACACCCCACAGATGTGAGGCTGggagaatacaaataaaaaatctccCTTTTGACTCTTTGTTGTCCAAATGTTAGTAGCATTGGTGTCAACGTAAAACTAAACATAATGACTATTCTTTTCTCATCATcttcgatgtgctgtaaacaaaaacactatgCTTTCTGCTACTGAAGTCGTACATCATGTCATGCCTCTGGCTTGCCCTACCCAGGTGCCTCCCCCTATTTGaattctcctgctgtgttcttcatatgtgaaaggcaaactcttattattatttcaaacatttttgtttggCTGGAAATATTCTTATAATGCACATTACTATATGTAAATAATTGTGCATTTACCTTTTATTTACAGATTGTGTCACAGttccaaaatgaaaatgagactTTTGTACCAAGACTGAGACGGAATAACAAAATGTCAGTAAGTTCTGAATGTGAGGTGAGCTGCAAATGTGTTTAGAGCTGCAATCACAAATTGGATTATTTCAATTAATTCAGTGgattatatttttacattttaaatcatgtaGTCTGTAAAGTATAATCACTTTAAGGTGCTCATCAGTTTTTCTTTGACCCCAAGTTGATCTTTTTCAGAACATTCcataattcaaaaataattctGTTATTATTCTCTAGAGGTGAACTCATGacacttttcttttatcttttgtaTGTCAGTAATGATTGTGTATTCTTCTTTTTTGATATGAATTGTCATTGTTTGAATTAAACTAGAAATGGCATATATGGCAATGTCATAGCAGCCATAtggacacagaaaaagaaacgaCCTGATCCCTGACCACCTTTAAGCTGTTTATaattttgttattaaaaaaattagtGTTTTACTTTTATAGCACCAACAGCAGAGGagtcacttcctcccactgagaGGAATGAAATGTAGCCACAACCACCCAATATACCAAAAGCAATATCATTAAATGGTGAGGTACCTTCAGGAGTCAATACGATGAGGCCTTCCTCTAAAGTCTAAACTTTTGACCGATAGTACCTCTGCTATGTTTTTAATATCAGTATTAATTATGTGTAGTTCTTTTTTGGATATGGATTTTAACTGCACAATTAAACTAGAAATTGCCAAATGTGTTAGATAGCAGtcataaaaagaaagaagcacaTCTTGGAAATTTAGccaaattattaaattatgtgCAAATCTCACAAACTGTTCCTCTGCCTATTAAACAAACTATTAACACAACGCTCTTAAAATATTTCTAATCCCACAATTTTTTGCACAAGCATCCATCCACagaccaggggcctcatttataaccgttgcgtacaCACAAAACGAGTGCCTGAAACTTGCGTAGGCCACTTGTCAagcaaacgttgggatttataaaaacaaacttgatggGTGAATGTGCGCACTCCCACgctaactctgacccatgcgtagGAACATTTTGGAGATGGGAAAATTTTAATGCAGACCTGAGGTGATGAACTGAgaccagattattgatccacttcatccaACAGCATTATTTGTACTCACTTTTGCCTCTGCCTTTGAAttagatctttttttatttcatgctcCGTTCTTTTTATCgtcctcactctcactcactgtattatcagcagcagtgtgtcagtgtattttctttattaaggacatcactgctgtcccataaaatcgctcTTCATCTCCACCTCACTAccaaacacctcgatgtcagtgtcagaatattctgcttcctcttctcattgCTTGATGCCATGATTCACAGtagaaacccattggtcagcaggataattcaatattcatgaggtgctttgcattgagcatttatggttgaatgtgggcgtgtgGAGGGAGGGATATGAGGCAGATTCACATACcaacgtttccaggtggactgtgatttataaagtgaacattgcgtgTGCAAGGTTCTATAAATCAGATATTTTTTTGGGTATGCCATTTTATACTGAGTGTATGGTTACATAGTAATAACTTACAGTATTACTCCTACTGCGAAAGCAACTAAACATAATCACCATCACCATTTGGAACCTAGATAAATTTATCCAACAGATCCAaagttttataaatacatttttttcttcctgaaagATTTGAGAAATTGATGTCAGGAAAGGTGAGCCAATGTCggtgattagaataaacaatttattttttaacataacACAGCATGTACAGCTTATAAGAAAATTGAATCCTAATAATTTCCTCTTTACCACTGATAATTTCAGGCAGAAGGCACAAATCAGTGTTTGCCTGGCAATGTAATTATGTATATAGTTAGAGTGCAGATCATTTTTCTTATACTTTAGAGGCTAGTATACACTGTGTAGGATTTATAACTTTGGATCAGAAttttaacagacacacacacttcggtATCCTTGTCATTACAAATGGGTTTTTCTGACCACTTTAAGGTACAGCTGcccaaaagaagaaaacacccTGGAAGCAGACAGAAGTGAAAGCAGTGGAAAGGCACATGAATCGATCCGTATGGCTGACACTACCTTGGTCCTAAAGGTCTACTGAAAGTGTTTATTTACTATGTTTTAAGAGGCATTTGaacattttgtattatattgttcTGTACTGAAGTGCCAATAATGGCCAAAATTTATATGTTATTTAAAAAGGAAGGATCAGCAAAActtgaaattgtatttgtttaagaATTCCTTAGAACTCAGATAACTTGAATTTGTTTTGAGGTTCATTCAACCaaatcttttgagtttttctgtGAAGTGGAATTCAATACAAGTTTAATTATACAATTTAAATGTGAGTTTAATCTCATGGAATTGAAGTGTCGGGTGATTGAATAGTAGTAAGCTGTTGctctgaatattaaaatatatgttttaattattttgacGATGTATTCTTTGTACAAATAGAGACAGCCTGTCACAGTTTCATCTATTAATATTCACTTCAACCACGTTACACTGAACTTAAATTCTGCTTCATGTGAAGATGAGTACATAAGCAGCACAAGGTTTTCTGTGCAAAGTGATGGTTTTCATCCCTACCACCGTTTACAGGTTATATATCAACATTATCTATTGACAACTGAGCCCAGATAAATTGTTATCAATGTAATACTGCAGTTTCTTTTGGTTCTTTTTTAGTTTAAACTTTGTTAGTTTTAAACAAACAGCTCTAACAAATGTAATAATGGAAGGACTTACTTGATATAGGTTGTTTATCAGTAAAAATAAGCTTTATTGCAGCAAGGTCCCCATTAGTCTAATGACAAGTTGTGCGAGTCATGCAAACAATATGTAAATGAGGTCCCCATCAGCCATGCTtacaatttttttccccattttggGGTCAAAAACACACTACTAGTCAAAACACTACCTCATCAATTTAGATATTTTAAGGTGTGTATAAACTAACAAAGTTATGGTTAGTGgccctgttttttttcataccTCTAGAACCTTTAGAAAGGGTGGTCCCCACAGGTGATGATAAATGGACCATGGAAaccagtatgtgtgtgtgtgcacgcacgcaAGTAATTGTTCACTTctacaaaacaaatacacatactGAATGCAAACCTTGCTGCTGGCTTTCAGAACTGTTTGGTGAACTCCAGCTAAACAACTGCATATAATAATAGTCACAGCAGTACATTATTTTTAACTGTGACACATCACATAACCACAAAAATACCTCTGGGGAACCTGATCTGGTGTAGACAGTGGGGTGCATGTCACAGtaagatatttatatttaatactgAAGTGATTTGGTATTTCACTTTCATACGCGAACATGCAGCAGAGACTGAGACATCCTGGTTTTTAATCTGACTTTAGTGACTTGTAGTAAGAGTTAAAAACACTGGAtcttaggcccaatcccatttcaccccttggccctaccccttcatttttcacattcatgtgtaggggtaggctgtctCAATCCCTGTTGGGTAGGGCTGAGGGGTAGGGCTGAGGGGTAGGGCTGAGGGGTAGGGCTGAGGGGTAGGGCTGAGGGGTAGGGCCGAGGGGTAGGGCCGAGGGGTAGGGCTTTATACCCCTCCAAACTGCGATTTTTCTGACCCACACTTCAAACTTAGAGGTaacccagaatgccttgcatgcaccccccccccccctttgaagacacacgatgcacttgattgaacccTCGTATAGTGGCGATGTAACTGAACTTAACTGAtcctctaataacaaagtaTCCTGGCAGGGTTGTCTATAGACCACTCCTAGCagcctgtgtgcttttgattcatatgtgaaataatgcagaacatccaagcttttcaatttcaaatgtgattgattcacctgcattagcatagatgttattttgatattataggtttgtcactttagtaactgcaatcaatagcattggtttatttaagatctcaacaatgttattacaatgacatccccggcaaaactgTCTCGTCTGTATACATCGatgactactgatgatgtgtcgGGTTTCCCCGACGACTGCTtatgatgtaacggcttcttgaagggctgtcacaattcgtaggggaagatttccaCCACTTCCCCTTGTGACTACGTTTCAAGGtgcaagataaaaaaataaaaaataatcctgatgacatcaccaggGTTATTTTTCTCAGACGTGGCCACGCTCCTTTAGAGTCATGAAAATACAACTGCTTTCATTGGCTGACTCCCCCATGGCGAGTCACCTGATCTTCCTGTGCTGCCCCTttaattttcttaaatttttctATTCTTTCGTGCCACATGTGTGAGAGAGTTCATGAAATGCAAAGTAAgggatatatttttaaaagctaAATCCCCTGTGAACGACAAAgtctttcattttcaataaaaGAGGATGATTAAAGTTGCTGTGTGTTATTCAGCGCCATCAATCATGTTTTTGACAAGCCAGCGGAGAGTATCACTCATGCGTGTTTCATAAGTTCCCCCTTGAAAAACCTCACGGAGCAGCAGGCCATAATCAGAACCACGTTTAATGCCACAGCTCGGCTGaagcacagactcacacagagcGGCTAACAGACAAGTGCTGACAGATGATGAAACATATAAAAGTTCATCCATCTTGAATTATTTTctagtgtctgtctgtgtttgtctacAATCTCCTTCCCCCCCTTAGGTCCAGTCAGAAGTGGAACCAGTCACTGTTCCTCAGAGGTTGCTCACCCTCCACCATGAGGGCTTCTTCTGGCGCTGTGTGTTCCAGGTGGAGCCTGCAGCACATGCAGTCGTGGCCACTCTCTTCAGTACGTAGAAAAAACAAGGTTTTTGCTGGTGCTTGTCCAATGTGGTTGAATGTCTCATGCTCAGTGGTGTGGTCTGCTCGACACGCTCACATGTGCAGGAAGGAAAAATGTCTATAATTTGGATATTTGACAGAATATATACAGCAGGAGAGTAATACGAATATGTCGGCATTTATTACAGGTTAtaggtttattttcttttgcactTTTGTGGCGTATCTTAGTTTTTGCTGTACTCAACCGCATGAAGTCATTGCTAGAACCacattgtgttttcctttttaggTTTTGAGCTTTTAAAAATACCATTACTTTTTAACTGTAGCGAACCAGCCAGAGTCCAAGGTGTGTAGCCATGGTTACCTGTTCCCTCTACCTGTCGCACTTGGACAGGTGCCTCATCCCAGTTATGACACAACAGCAGGTAAGTCCCAAAGTCCCAAACACAATCACATAGATACATGCCAGTATTTCAacaacttgcacacacacacatgcacaattgACATTAAGGCCATTTACATTATACAGTTACTAAGATAAGCTAAGATCACATCATTTCATATTCAAAAGTAAAATAGTGAAGTCCTTAAAAGCCTCCCCACAGCCAAATTTTGTAATAAATtggattattaatattaatgtatttGGTTTATTGCTCaatattttcttaatatttCATTTCCCAACACTAAGATCTAAATGCCGTC contains these protein-coding regions:
- the LOC117769278 gene encoding transmembrane protein 182-like gives rise to the protein MRVGAAALAGGIFGAVGTLCFLLAFGTDYWLVASDNCGPHTWPTQTTLTGGKDVNGTEVQSEVEPVTVPQRLLTLHHEGFFWRCVFQVEPAAHAVVATLFTNQPESKVCSHGYLFPLPVALGQVPHPSYDTTAVFRGFWTVLIILGLVSALAGGFLLVCGVPFISPRLYKLGGAFLITAACLFLFMLLLYVLWMEVVDVKSYVLQERGEACPDAKVSVLYGLSFMVAVAGVPLELVSGLVFMLVGRALLASK